In the Uranotaenia lowii strain MFRU-FL chromosome 1, ASM2978415v1, whole genome shotgun sequence genome, ACTTAGTGCACTACTCAGTGATTTGGTCTGATGTGGAagagaatttttcttttttgcaaaTTGTTCGTTGAGAGTGATATTTGAACGCCATACCCAAGGATCTGAATCTTCGAGATAATGAAGGCTTGGTTTGCTGAACGATTTGCTTTCCAACTTTTTCGGTTTGGGGTGTTGTTTTTTGTCGGTGGGAAGGGGGGAGATTGGGGAGGTAGACATCCGAGTCCAAGGATCTGAAGGAACGTACACCAGGCAGCTCGTACTTCGGTTATTTACACTCTTGATGCCCCCATCATCCAATTTGAGACTTCCATAATCTGATAAATTTGGTGATGCCTTTTCACTATGAGCCTTCTTTTTTTCCGGGACATTGGTTGTGTTTTTGGTTTTATCCTTGCTTTCATCGAACTCTTCATTTGGTGATAGTTTAACAGAGATGATATCGTTTTCGTCGGATACCATAATGGAATGTTGATGTTTCACCGGAGGACGAGGTGAAAGACTTCGGGTCGTGCGTAGTTGTTTTTGAGGTTTACTTTCACCGAGTGAGTTTGATTTTTCCAGCAACGTCCGATCGATGCTTCGAACCGGTGTTAATTTATGGGGGCTCATTTTCGGACTCGGTTGTTTCCGTGGACTTGTACATACAACAGAGTATTTTGATCCAGAATTGATACTCAATGTTGAAAGACGTTTGTAGTGGCTATCTGTTCTAGGTGAGCAGGGGAAATCAAATTTAGTATCAGTGGAAGCCTCTGCACatggactttttggacttctgGGACTTCGTGGTTCTAACGTTTTTAGGGGACTATTTGATTTAGGGGACGTCGAAGCATCCTTAAATTTCGATGAATTATGCTTCTTTTGTGCCTTTTGATTCGTTTGATTGTTCTTAGACGGTGCGTAGGTGCATTTTTTACAAGAATGGTTATCGATCGAATTGGGACTGTAAACAGCGCAAGTACACTCTTGCAGCGTACCTTTCAGCAAATCTAAACTTTCCGTACTTGCATTCCTTTTCGTAGGCTTAACTGTAACCACCGGTGGTGGTTGATGTGGGTTTTCGTATGATGCTAGCTCTTTTCTTACCGTACTGCTAATGGTAGTATGATTGGATCTTTGATGTCTTGCCTTTATACAGTTACAGCCGTAAGCCGTGCTGGGCCCCGGTAACGAATGCTATAACAACTTTTCATTATTCGATGACCCAGCAATTGCACTATTAGAACTGCTCTTTGATTGATCACCATTGTTGCCACTACTTTCGGGAACGGTGCCGGATTTGTCAGCAGAACTGCTGCTGGATCCAAGTCGGCCCcgttttggacttttgccaagTGAAGTGGAAGATCCAGCCGTTGCCGAAGACTGTTGAGGCGGTGGTTGACCAGGAGCATGTTTTAATTGTCAGTTGATGAGCTCGATAGcaataaatttcttcaaacgGTCGAGGTACTGATTGTACAACTCTACATCGTTATGCCCAGCTCcctaaaacaaaaatagtgaaTAATAGGGTAAATAAAATAGGTTGTGAAAGTCTAGAATACGATTGGTTTTCCATATTTCGAAAACTTACCTCTACCCAGAGTGGCTCTACGGCTTTTGGGCACTTTTC is a window encoding:
- the LOC129737960 gene encoding uncharacterized protein LOC129737960; protein product: MLLVNHRLNSLRQRLDLPLHLAKVQNGADLDPAAVLLTNPAPFPKVVATMHSLPGPSTAYGCNCIKARHQRSNHTTISSTVRKELASYENPHQPPPVVTVKPTKRNASTESLDLLKGTLQECTCAVYSPNSIDNHSCKKCTYAPSKNNQTNQKAQKKHNSSKFKDASTSPKSNSPLKTLEPRSPRSPKSPCAEASTDTKFDFPCSPRTDSHYKRLSTLSINSGSKYSVVCTSPRKQPSPKMSPHKLTPVRSIDRTLLEKSNSLGESKPQKQLRTTRSLSPRPPVKHQHSIMVSDENDIISVKLSPNEEFDESKDKTKNTTNVPEKKKAHSEKASPNLSDYGSLKLDDGGIKSVNNRSTSCLVYVPSDPWTRMSTSPISPLPTDKKQHPKPKKLESKSFSKPSLHYLEDSDPWVWRSNITLNEQFAKKKNSLPHQTKSLSSALSRDELFEYRQNSAARLCQQLNKFDKNLTIPGVDLNFDARKKITRPKLQRSKSPAFYEELFQSAKETPLNKNKSVSSLKIEKNASNSNINGAKTATCYCEANSLNRHSNKCEHPSALHKSNSSITSPTAKKQSSPKLSFPPQSPKPRQPPSSPLQQQQMAQPSSQPELLKTSLTVLNPNLLQPRHSFSTTPSQKDDELQLNIRRLSEQMNKYNPTSPPASAYFSQPTPSFMNDTIIQQQHLGGGDSCEQIQKKRKSVSSGGLAISSTGSLTAVGGIGGEPQKRAASHSKINEPILETRC